One Rhodobacteraceae bacterium M385 genomic region harbors:
- a CDS encoding TRAP transporter fused permease subunit: MTDDQTSSRKPTLTRIALIIAFFMGLIPIMHRLPAIGPLPRIGPFDAEPYRAGVMLLCVAVVLLASPLVRKVKGRRSLEIAAIALDLTVFGVMAYACWRFYVDVTLMHTSIVFFEPYQAWTAFAACLCIMYLTFRLWGAPLVIVAGLSLIYFIWSFQGSLVSSVTENLWLAMDDGVLGNVTSIVLSTVFPFIVLGAMLEGSGAGLSLLKITVKHLYKYRGGPAHAAVLGSGLFGMVSGSAVANVVGTGVITIPMIKKRGFTASFAGGVEATASTGGQIMPPIMGAAALVLADFVGVPYVTVMTAALVPALFFYTSLFLTIIFESRRLNIEPEEASPEGLDVTFQDYINLLLIILPIGTVILSLLMGLSPAGSALLALIVLFVVSFLNADIRREPFRLIAGFAKGSLSFARLLMAVACISIVIATMMSTGLPSTLSYLLNGATDFSLLATLLLACGACMLLGMGMPTLPAYLTIIIVLGSTMSSFGLEPLTAHLFVLYYGVASGITPPVAMTAYAAAAISGGNPTRTGLAAVRIGVVIFLLPFFWVYNPMTLIVPEAGAVFSLSTFLFILFRLFMMCYLVATAASRFDYKRLSGPEALLRAALGIAIIHPQPLISGAAIVVGVAFILINRFSARAELAT; this comes from the coding sequence ATGACCGACGATCAGACAAGCAGTCGTAAACCGACTTTGACACGCATTGCCTTGATCATTGCGTTCTTCATGGGCCTCATCCCCATTATGCACCGCCTGCCGGCAATCGGGCCATTGCCACGCATTGGCCCGTTTGACGCGGAACCCTACCGTGCCGGCGTGATGTTGCTATGTGTTGCGGTTGTTCTGCTTGCCTCACCGCTTGTGAGGAAAGTGAAAGGGCGAAGATCCTTAGAGATCGCGGCAATTGCGCTCGATTTGACTGTTTTTGGCGTCATGGCCTACGCCTGCTGGCGGTTCTATGTCGATGTCACATTGATGCACACCAGTATCGTTTTCTTTGAACCCTACCAAGCTTGGACAGCCTTTGCCGCATGTCTATGCATCATGTATTTGACCTTCCGGCTTTGGGGCGCCCCTCTCGTGATCGTTGCCGGGCTGTCACTGATTTACTTCATCTGGAGCTTTCAAGGATCGCTTGTATCCTCAGTGACCGAGAATCTGTGGCTTGCGATGGACGATGGTGTCCTCGGCAACGTGACCAGTATCGTGCTTTCTACTGTGTTCCCTTTCATTGTGCTTGGGGCAATGCTTGAAGGAAGTGGCGCGGGCCTTTCACTCCTAAAGATTACCGTCAAACACCTCTACAAATATCGAGGTGGTCCTGCCCACGCGGCCGTTTTGGGATCCGGTCTTTTCGGCATGGTATCAGGCTCTGCCGTCGCCAATGTCGTGGGCACGGGCGTTATCACAATTCCAATGATCAAAAAGCGCGGGTTCACTGCCAGCTTTGCGGGCGGGGTCGAGGCGACAGCGTCCACGGGTGGCCAGATCATGCCCCCCATCATGGGAGCTGCTGCATTGGTCCTGGCTGATTTCGTAGGTGTGCCTTACGTCACGGTCATGACGGCCGCGCTCGTACCCGCACTGTTCTTCTACACGTCGCTTTTCTTGACGATCATTTTTGAGAGCCGCCGCCTAAACATCGAACCCGAAGAGGCAAGTCCCGAGGGCCTGGATGTCACGTTTCAGGACTACATCAACCTATTGTTGATCATTTTGCCAATCGGAACGGTTATACTCAGCTTGCTGATGGGGCTTTCCCCAGCCGGTTCAGCCTTGTTGGCCCTGATCGTACTTTTTGTCGTCAGCTTCTTGAATGCGGATATCCGGCGCGAACCATTCCGACTCATTGCAGGGTTTGCGAAAGGTAGCTTGTCCTTTGCCCGGCTCTTGATGGCCGTGGCCTGCATCTCGATTGTGATAGCAACCATGATGTCGACCGGTCTGCCGTCGACGCTATCGTATCTTTTAAATGGGGCGACTGACTTCAGCCTCTTGGCGACACTACTTTTGGCGTGCGGCGCTTGTATGTTGCTGGGGATGGGGATGCCAACTTTGCCTGCCTACCTTACAATCATTATTGTACTCGGCAGCACTATGAGCTCTTTCGGATTAGAGCCGCTAACCGCCCATTTGTTCGTACTTTATTACGGCGTTGCATCTGGCATTACCCCACCTGTCGCAATGACAGCTTATGCGGCTGCGGCCATTTCAGGGGGGAACCCGACCCGTACGGGCTTGGCTGCGGTGCGAATTGGTGTGGTGATTTTTCTGCTGCCCTTCTTCTGGGTCTACAATCCGATGACCTTGATCGTTCCCGAAGCGGGCGCTGTGTTCAGTCTGTCTACGTTCCTATTCATCCTCTTTCGCTTGTTTATGATGTGTTACCTCGTGGCGACGGCCGCCAGCCGCTTTGACTATAAGCGCCTGTCAGGGCCGGAGGCCTTGCTAAGGGCTGCACTAGGCATTGCTATCATTCACCCCCAACCTCTGATCAGCGGCGCGGCGATTGTTGTTGGAGTAGCGTTTATCTTGATTAACCGCTTCTCCGCACGTGCCGAACTTGCGACCTAA
- a CDS encoding TAXI family TRAP transporter solute-binding subunit has translation MSFIRNSIFATATSLMLAGPAAAEQLLAESAGQTGLTTVVLQVLGRDLAGTGTEISLNSGQTLSRSALSLAAGQIDVAITPPRAFHLMTQGSGPYSELGEQAIELSGNIRSLFGFTGGALHPIVRADSGIESWSDIAGRSVYIGPPGGGANAQITEFVNLVSGLEADTDYDTVRMGWGAAVQAFQDGQFDVLNFSTAVGSANIVQLLLQGDYRFLPAPEGTVESEAYADYLRVGSIAGGIPAGSYEGIENGDIDITTYAFTMTVGVNAEMSDDQAHLLTATFWDNLDANREEIALLRALSNTPFAGNNIPLHPGAVRYYEEQGLEIPEQLMPQ, from the coding sequence ATGTCTTTTATTCGAAATTCGATTTTCGCCACGGCAACAAGTTTGATGCTCGCCGGGCCTGCTGCCGCGGAACAGCTTTTGGCAGAGTCTGCCGGTCAAACTGGTCTAACAACCGTTGTGCTACAGGTCCTGGGACGTGACCTTGCAGGCACCGGAACCGAGATCAGCCTGAATTCCGGCCAGACACTTTCCCGGTCCGCGCTAAGTCTTGCCGCAGGGCAGATCGACGTCGCCATTACGCCGCCACGCGCCTTCCATCTCATGACGCAAGGTTCTGGGCCTTATAGCGAATTGGGTGAGCAAGCCATCGAGCTTTCTGGTAACATTCGCTCGCTTTTTGGCTTTACGGGCGGCGCACTTCATCCGATCGTTCGCGCAGATAGTGGTATCGAAAGCTGGAGCGATATCGCCGGTCGCAGTGTCTATATCGGCCCTCCCGGTGGCGGTGCGAACGCGCAAATCACCGAGTTTGTGAATCTTGTAAGCGGTCTGGAAGCGGATACCGATTATGACACAGTCCGCATGGGCTGGGGAGCTGCAGTTCAAGCGTTCCAAGACGGGCAGTTTGATGTCCTCAACTTCTCGACTGCGGTTGGAAGTGCCAACATCGTGCAACTGCTTTTGCAGGGGGACTATCGTTTTCTTCCGGCCCCTGAGGGCACTGTCGAAAGTGAAGCCTACGCCGATTATCTCCGAGTTGGCAGCATTGCTGGTGGAATTCCTGCTGGTTCCTACGAGGGGATCGAGAACGGTGACATCGATATCACGACCTATGCGTTCACAATGACTGTCGGGGTCAATGCCGAAATGAGCGACGATCAGGCCCATCTTCTGACCGCCACGTTCTGGGACAATCTTGACGCCAACCGCGAGGAGATTGCGCTGTTGAGGGCCCTGTCAAACACACCTTTTGCCGGCAACAACATTCCTCTGCATCCTGGTGCGGTGCGCTACTACGAAGAGCAGGGGCTGGAAATCCCAGAGCAATTGATGCCGCAGTAA